The sequence AATACAGTTACAGTTGGCGTCGCAGATGGTAAGATTGTTGGAGCGATTGATGCATGTCTTTTTGCACCTGGAGCGCTTCAGGGACCGCTGGATCTCGAGATGATAAGAAAAGTGGAGAGAGGGGAGTGGAGTGCAAACGAAGCCTTCTCAAAGGGCGGGGTTATTTATAAAATGAATGAGATTAAAGGAGTGACACCAAAAGTTGTACTTGCGCTCTTTGTTTCGATGGAGATTGCTGCAATGGCTGTGCTTCTCAAAGACCATGGATTTGAGTTTGAGGATTTGAATATATTCTTAACCGGTGCGATTGGGGCCGAAACAGTCTTTGGGGAAGATGTTGGCAGACTACTATCCTGTGCACCGATTATGCTTGATAAATGGACGGCTGCCAGGGGTTGTCGAGATATTGCCAGAGCGGTCTTTGAAGGAGTGCATGAGATCATGGGAATTGGCGTGGATCTTTCGGATTCTCTGATTAAATAGAAAAGAATATATAAAGTATGATGAAAGGAATGATGAAAGGTCACAGGTCGTTGTGAAATCACGTTGATCGATGTTACAGGAGGAGTTTATACGGTTGTAGAGTCACTCAAATTGATAAAAGATGCGGAAGAGAGGGCGCAACAGCGAATTGAAGATGCAAAAGTTGAAGCCGCTGCGATAGTTGAGAACGCTGGAAAAGAAGCGAAGGAACTTATCGCAAAGGTCGAAAAAGATGCTACAGATGCAGCAAGATCAAGGATCGAGGAGAGCATAAATGAAGCAAATGTCGAGGCGAGAGGCATTCTTGAAAATGCAAAAGAAGAGGCTGAGCGGATGAGATCTGATGCTCTCTCTTTGGTCGAGAAAGCCAGGGAAGCCGCGGTTGCAAGACTTCTGGGGGTGGAATGATGGGTGCAGACGAGATCATCAAGAAGATCGAGGAGCGCGTAAATGCCGAGGTCGAGGCGATAATTGCAGAGGCAAACAATAAGCGTAAAGCAATCCTTGAGGAAGCAAATGCTGATGCAGAACGCCGCAGGCAGGCAATACTGGAAAAGAGTGAGAAGGATGCAATCCTTGAGAAACAGCGAATAATTGCAGATGCAAATCTCAAAGCAAGAAGGCTCAAATGGGAGGTGCAGGAAGAATTGATCAATCAGGTTCTTGATGCAACAAAGAATGAGGTCAAGAAGATCAGAGACAGTCCGAAGTACAATGACGTTCTCAAAGGACTGATCCATGAAGCTGTTCAGAGTATTGGGGCTGACAAACTTGAAGTAATCCTTTCTGAAGGCGACACAATCGATCTTGATGCGATCTCAAATGAAATTGGGGTGGAACTCGTCCTCTCAGATGAGCGAGTGACCGGGATGGGTGGTGTGGTTGTTCGCACGCTCGACGGAAGAATTGAGGTGGACAATACCTTCGATAAGCGAATGGAACGCTTCTCAGAGGTTTTAAGAACCGAGATAACCACCACGCTCTTTGGGGGTGCGTAAATTTGAATATAACAGTCATCGCAGATCCGGATACCACCACAGGTTTCAGATTGGCTGGTATAACCCAGACATGGGATGTGATAAACCCAGAGGATGCGTTATCGATCTTTAAAGAGTTGTCTTCAGATGAAGATTGTGGGATTATAATCACCACAGAACGGATTGCTGATGGGATTCGTGATGGTATTAATGAGATCAACGAGAAGAAGAAAGGGATAACACCGATCATCGTCGAGGTTCCTGATAAAAGAGGAACCATGGTACGAGAGGTAGATCCGCTTCGTGAGTTGATCAGGAAGGCTATTGGAGTTGAGATATAATGAGTGAAAATGGTATTATCTCTAAGATCTCAGGACCCCTTGTGATCGCAGATAAGATCAGAGGGTGTGAGATGTACGAGCTGGTCAAGGTCGGCGAGGAAGGGCTGATGGGAGAAACGATCCGACTTGACGGGGACCTTGCCTACATTCAGGTGTATGAGGATACAACAGGACTTAAACCCGGTGAACCTGTTATTCGAACCGGTGCTCCTCTATCTGCAACACTTGGACCGGGGATCATAACAAACTTCTATGATGGTATACAGCGACCGCTTGATGAGATCAGAAAGCGTGCAGGTGACTACATAACCAGGGGTGTTGAGGTACCAGCACTTGATGAGACGGTGCAGTGGGAGTTTACACCAACGGCTGAAGAAGGCAAGACTCTTGAGGGCGGGGATGTACTTGGAACAGTACCAGAGTCAAAGGTCATCACACACAAGATCATGGTGCCACCAGGTATGGGTGGAAAACTCATCAAGATCAATGGCGGTAAAAAGACAATTCTGGACACAATCGCCGTAATCGAGACCGATGCTGGTACAGAAGAACTCACGATGGTGCAGAAATGGCCTGTTCGAATTGGAAGACCCTATGCCAAGAAGCTTGATGCTGAGGTACCGCTTCTGACAGGACAGCGGATCTATGATACATTCTTCCCGATGGCAAAGGGCGGTGCAGGCGCAATTCCAGGTGGGTTTGGAACTGGAAAGACGGTTTCACAGCATCAGCTTGCAAAGTGGTCTGATGCACAGGTCGTTGTCTATGTGGGTTGTGGTGAGCGTGGAAACGAGATGACAGAGGTGCTTGATACGTTCCCGGAACTGGATGACCCCACAACAGGCGAGAAGCTGATGGAGCGATCGGTCCTGATTGCAAACACATCCAACATGCCTGTTGCAGCCCGTGAAGCATCGATCTACACAGGTATTACGATTGCTGAGTACTACAGAGATATGGGATACGATGTCTCGATGATGGCCGACTCAACCTCTCGCTGGGCCGAGGCACTTCGTGAGGTCTCAGGCAGGCTTGAGGAGATGCCAGGTGAGGAAGGTTATCCAGCATACCTTGCAACACGTCTTGCTGACTTCTACGAGCGAACGGGCAGAGTGGAGGTGCTTGGATCAAGGGATGAGAAGGGATCAGTATCTGCGGTTGGTGCAGTATCGCCACCAGGTGGTGATCTGTCAGAGCCTGTATCACAGAATACACTCCGTGTTGTGAGCGTATTCTGGGCGCTTGACTCAACGCTTGCTGATAGGCGGCATTTCCCTGCGATAAACTGGCTCAGAAGTTACACGCTCTATCTGGACACACTTAAACCGTGGTTTGAAAAGAACGCTCCTCCAGGATTTATGGATCAGCGAAACAAGATGATGTCGATCCTCCAGACAGAGTCAGAGCTTCAGGAGATTGTTCAGCTTGTGGGTGCGGATGCACTTCCAGAGCGTGAACGAGTGCTTCTCGATGTTGCAAGGATGGTGAGAGAGGATTTCCTGCAGCAGAACGCATATCATGAGGTAGATTCATATTGTGCACTCGAAAAACAGTATCTCATGGCAAACGCAATCCTGAAATTCTATGAGAAAGCTGACGAAGCCATTGATGCAGGTGTCGCAATCTCCAAGATCGAATCAGTTCCGGTAAAGGATGAGATTGCAAGGATGAAATATGTACCACTTGAAGAATTCAAATCGTACCATGAAATGATCTTGAAGCATATGGACGAACAGTTTGCCAAACTGGAGGCGTAAAAATGGCATCAGCAGATATTACAACTCGTGAATACACGGCTGTCACTGAGGTAGCAGGACCACTCATCGTTGTAGAAGGCGTTGAGGGTGTTGCATACGGTGAGGTGGTGAATATCAATACCCCATCGGGCGAGACTCGAATGGGGCAGGTTTTAGAGGCAAGAGAAGGTATCGCCGTCGTTCAGGTCTTCGAAGGGACGCGCGGGATCGATACGGATTTGACGAAGGTCAGATTCACCGGTGATATCCTGCGTATTGGGGTATCCAGAGAGATGGTCGGCAGGTTCTTTGACGGACTTGGGCGACCGATCGACGGTGCGCCACCGATCATCCCTGAGATGAAACTCGATATAAATGGTGCTGCGATAAATCCGACATCAAGGGCGTTTCCGAACGAGTTCATCCAGACGGGAATCTCGACGATCGATGGAATGAATACACTCGTTCGAGGACAGAAGCTTCCAATCTTCTCGGGATCAGGGCTGCCACATAATGATCTTGCAGCTCAGATCGCACGCCAGGCAAAGGTGCTTGGTTCAGAAGAGCCTTTCTCGGTTATATTTGCAGCAATGGGTATTACACATGAGGATGCAGCCTTCTTCATGCATGACTTTGAGCGAACCGGTGCACTTGAGCGAATCGTTGCATTCATGAACCTTGCAGATGACCCGGCCATAGAGCGGATCATCACACCCCGTATGGCACTTACAACTGCTGAGTATCTCGCGTATGAGTGTGATATGCACATCCTCGTTATCCTGACAGATATGACAAACTACTGCGAGGCATTGCGAGAGATCTCAGCCGCTCGTGAAGAAGTTCCTGGAAGGCGTGGCTATCCTGGTTACATGTACACCGATCTCTCAACGATCTATGAACGAGCAGGTAGAATCAGAGGTAGAAAGGGATCGATCACACAGATTCCAGTGCTCTCAATGCCTGACGATGACATCACACATCCAATACCCGATCTCACAGGCTATATCACCGAGGGGCAGTTTGTACAGTCAAGAGCACTCCACAGAAAAGGAATATATCCACCTGTGGACGTCCTGCCATCGCTATCAAGGCTGATGGACGAGGGCATCGGTCCTGGGCGAACGCGGGAGGATCACGCGGGTGTTGCAAACCAGCTCTATGCAGCGTATGCTGAGGGCAGAGATATGCGAGATCTGGTTGCAGTTGTTGGTGAGGAAGCACTCACCGAACGTGATCGAAAGTACCTCGAGTTTGCAGACCGATACGAGCGGGAGTTCGTGACGCAGAGTCCCGATGAAGACAGAACAATCTTTCAGACACTTGATCTTGGCTGGGAACTTTTATCGATGCTTCCAGAGG comes from Candidatus Syntrophoarchaeum caldarius and encodes:
- a CDS encoding V-type ATP synthase subunit B, which produces MASADITTREYTAVTEVAGPLIVVEGVEGVAYGEVVNINTPSGETRMGQVLEAREGIAVVQVFEGTRGIDTDLTKVRFTGDILRIGVSREMVGRFFDGLGRPIDGAPPIIPEMKLDINGAAINPTSRAFPNEFIQTGISTIDGMNTLVRGQKLPIFSGSGLPHNDLAAQIARQAKVLGSEEPFSVIFAAMGITHEDAAFFMHDFERTGALERIVAFMNLADDPAIERIITPRMALTTAEYLAYECDMHILVILTDMTNYCEALREISAAREEVPGRRGYPGYMYTDLSTIYERAGRIRGRKGSITQIPVLSMPDDDITHPIPDLTGYITEGQFVQSRALHRKGIYPPVDVLPSLSRLMDEGIGPGRTREDHAGVANQLYAAYAEGRDMRDLVAVVGEEALTERDRKYLEFADRYEREFVTQSPDEDRTIFQTLDLGWELLSMLPEGELKRIDEHIIKKYHPKYRA
- a CDS encoding V-type ATP synthase subunit A, which translates into the protein MSENGIISKISGPLVIADKIRGCEMYELVKVGEEGLMGETIRLDGDLAYIQVYEDTTGLKPGEPVIRTGAPLSATLGPGIITNFYDGIQRPLDEIRKRAGDYITRGVEVPALDETVQWEFTPTAEEGKTLEGGDVLGTVPESKVITHKIMVPPGMGGKLIKINGGKKTILDTIAVIETDAGTEELTMVQKWPVRIGRPYAKKLDAEVPLLTGQRIYDTFFPMAKGGAGAIPGGFGTGKTVSQHQLAKWSDAQVVVYVGCGERGNEMTEVLDTFPELDDPTTGEKLMERSVLIANTSNMPVAAREASIYTGITIAEYYRDMGYDVSMMADSTSRWAEALREVSGRLEEMPGEEGYPAYLATRLADFYERTGRVEVLGSRDEKGSVSAVGAVSPPGGDLSEPVSQNTLRVVSVFWALDSTLADRRHFPAINWLRSYTLYLDTLKPWFEKNAPPGFMDQRNKMMSILQTESELQEIVQLVGADALPERERVLLDVARMVREDFLQQNAYHEVDSYCALEKQYLMANAILKFYEKADEAIDAGVAISKIESVPVKDEIARMKYVPLEEFKSYHEMILKHMDEQFAKLEA
- a CDS encoding ATPase, V1/A1 complex, subunit E produces the protein MMGADEIIKKIEERVNAEVEAIIAEANNKRKAILEEANADAERRRQAILEKSEKDAILEKQRIIADANLKARRLKWEVQEELINQVLDATKNEVKKIRDSPKYNDVLKGLIHEAVQSIGADKLEVILSEGDTIDLDAISNEIGVELVLSDERVTGMGGVVVRTLDGRIEVDNTFDKRMERFSEVLRTEITTTLFGGA
- a CDS encoding ATPase, V1/A1 complex, subunit F; this translates as MNITVIADPDTTTGFRLAGITQTWDVINPEDALSIFKELSSDEDCGIIITTERIADGIRDGINEINEKKKGITPIIVEVPDKRGTMVREVDPLRELIRKAIGVEI